A stretch of alpha proteobacterium HIMB59 DNA encodes these proteins:
- a CDS encoding Outer membrane efflux protein (PFAM: Outer membrane efflux protein) yields the protein MAKLKIIFLSIAFCWSIPLQAYNIDELVKILIDKNENNSAFKYDDQIDDISLDNADKIYIPQIDYTYSFSNTTSSTTSTSTVNSNTNTISATVNLYNGGFSQLNLIATQTRNQALDYLRLYQKELLIKELINGYNTLQGLIIKKNNQQKNLNFYERKVQEAEILFQANRITKTDLLDFQNELIAAESLLLDYDRQIDNLMLQVNKLLDMELEDEDVDFNRVIEIPDQLVEKKLFSELMNSSYGQYLTYIEQTYMPELEMNKKDLKPSVDLTYSLSDSDKFSSSVDHRRSSSLSLTLSVPIYDGYKDENNFDIEKYEYQKKLLTQKDLKKDLLNTYLESWNNYNFYLQKIENQNAIIETLNLKLKGNEILYKSQKISVTRLIETQNDLNNANNILLDLITQKKYYLMDILILNNDLAKITNGLG from the coding sequence ATGGCAAAACTCAAAATAATATTTCTATCTATTGCTTTTTGTTGGTCAATACCCCTTCAAGCATACAATATTGATGAATTAGTAAAAATCTTAATTGATAAAAATGAAAATAACTCAGCATTTAAATATGATGATCAAATCGATGATATCTCTTTAGATAACGCTGATAAAATTTATATCCCACAAATTGACTACACGTATAGTTTTTCCAATACAACTTCTTCAACAACCTCCACTTCGACTGTTAATTCAAATACCAACACTATCAGTGCAACGGTGAATTTATATAATGGTGGGTTTAGTCAACTAAATTTGATAGCAACGCAGACTAGAAATCAAGCTTTAGACTATTTACGACTGTATCAAAAGGAATTACTGATCAAAGAATTGATTAATGGCTATAACACCTTACAAGGATTAATCATAAAAAAGAACAACCAACAAAAAAATCTTAATTTTTATGAGAGAAAAGTACAAGAAGCAGAAATTTTATTTCAAGCGAATAGAATTACAAAAACTGACCTTCTTGACTTTCAAAATGAATTAATTGCTGCTGAGTCACTGCTTCTAGACTATGACAGACAGATTGATAACTTAATGCTTCAAGTCAATAAACTCCTAGACATGGAACTAGAAGATGAAGATGTTGATTTTAATAGAGTAATTGAAATTCCTGATCAATTAGTGGAAAAGAAGTTATTTTCTGAATTAATGAACTCTTCTTACGGACAATACCTGACATATATTGAGCAAACGTATATGCCCGAGTTAGAAATGAATAAAAAAGATCTTAAACCTTCGGTTGATCTTACCTATTCCCTATCTGACTCTGATAAATTTTCAAGCAGTGTAGATCATCGTAGAAGTTCATCATTATCTTTAACATTATCAGTTCCTATTTATGATGGATATAAAGATGAAAATAATTTTGATATTGAAAAATACGAATATCAAAAGAAGCTTTTAACTCAAAAAGATCTCAAAAAAGACTTACTCAATACCTATCTTGAGTCATGGAATAATTATAATTTTTACTTACAAAAAATTGAAAATCAAAATGCGATCATCGAGACATTAAATTTAAAACTTAAAGGTAATGAAATTCTTTATAAATCACAAAAAATAAGTGTTACTCGATTAATTGAAACACAAAACGACTTAAATAATGCCAATAATATTCTCTTAGACCTTATCACTCAAAAAAAGTATTATTTAATGGATATTTTAATTTTAAATAACGATTTAGCAAAAATAACAAATGGATTGGGATAG
- a CDS encoding Bacterial regulatory helix-turn-helix protein, lysR family,ligand-binding protein, LysR family (PFAM: Bacterial regulatory helix-turn-helix protein, lysR family; LysR substrate binding domain), with protein sequence MDWDRLKTFYHVATAGSISKAMGTIHLSQSAITRQIQSLEHSLKTKLFKRHTKGITLTEQGSYLFEETEKIFADLSSIEKKIIEFKSTPTGNLSINTTVGFGSMWLSPRINEFINEYPEINLKLNYSEDEQDMLRQNYDIGIWMRRPKHLDLVSKHIATIKYHIYGSGNYINEMGMPIRRSELSNHRLITYGTGKPSPLSDTNWILTTGQKKNSKPRKPHVTINNLYGLLVAVETGAGLAALPDYMVQHKAHLVKVLPEIEGPSYEVHMVYHENLKGSSKLIAFRNFLTTKIKQWRF encoded by the coding sequence ATGGATTGGGATAGACTTAAAACTTTTTATCACGTCGCAACTGCGGGGAGTATCTCTAAGGCCATGGGGACCATTCATTTAAGTCAATCCGCTATTACTAGACAAATTCAATCTTTAGAGCACAGCCTTAAAACAAAATTATTCAAAAGACATACCAAAGGTATAACGTTAACCGAACAAGGCTCTTATTTATTTGAGGAAACGGAAAAAATTTTTGCTGATTTAAGTTCTATTGAAAAGAAAATCATTGAATTTAAATCAACTCCTACCGGAAACTTATCAATTAACACTACTGTTGGTTTTGGCTCTATGTGGTTAAGCCCGCGTATAAACGAATTTATCAATGAATATCCAGAAATTAATTTGAAATTAAATTATTCTGAAGACGAACAAGATATGCTACGTCAAAATTATGATATCGGCATTTGGATGAGAAGACCTAAACACTTAGATCTCGTTTCAAAACATATAGCAACTATTAAGTATCACATTTATGGATCAGGTAATTATATCAATGAAATGGGGATGCCAATCAGAAGATCAGAGCTATCTAATCATCGTTTAATTACTTACGGGACAGGAAAGCCCTCCCCTTTATCTGATACAAACTGGATCTTAACGACGGGACAAAAGAAGAATTCTAAGCCTAGAAAACCTCACGTTACTATTAATAATTTATATGGATTATTGGTGGCCGTAGAAACTGGCGCTGGACTAGCCGCTTTACCTGATTATATGGTACAACATAAAGCGCATTTAGTGAAAGTTTTACCAGAAATAGAAGGACCCAGTTATGAGGTTCACATGGTTTATCACGAAAACCTCAAAGGAAGTTCTAAATTAATTGCTTTTAGAAACTTCTTAACTACTAAAATTAAACAATGGAGATTTTAA
- a CDS encoding Aminotransferase class-III (PFAM: Aminotransferase class-III) — MNKLLKTYNFSNFKITKGNGSYLYTSKNEKLLDFSAGVAVNSLGYNHPIIKKSLKDQIKTGISHLSGSQIHEFKIKLSELLSKESNKGDVFFSNSGAESIEAALKVARNYGNKYKKDEIIAMTSSFHGRTIGALSVGSNKNYKSHIGPVPGKVKFCEFNNSKHLKKLINKKTVAIIIEFVQGDGGINICTKEFAKTIKEICKKRKILLIADEIQGGIGRTGKIFAYKHYGVSPDIITSAKGLGSGIPIGATIVKKEISKNINIGFHGSTFGGGMLQTRVAYNVFKTINKNSFLNNVKSKGFLLEQLLNKLHSKHDLIKEIRIKGLMAGIEFKNSELALKIYKETSNQGLVTTLVKGTTIRITPPLIIKTDEIKRGIKIISDCLDKTKI; from the coding sequence ATGAATAAACTTTTAAAGACATATAATTTTTCTAATTTTAAAATTACCAAAGGTAATGGAAGTTATCTTTACACCTCTAAAAATGAAAAATTATTAGACTTTTCTGCGGGCGTTGCGGTTAATTCTCTGGGATATAATCATCCAATCATTAAAAAAAGTTTAAAAGATCAAATCAAAACAGGGATATCTCATTTATCAGGTTCACAAATTCATGAGTTTAAAATCAAACTTTCAGAACTTCTCTCTAAAGAAAGTAATAAAGGTGATGTCTTTTTCTCCAATTCCGGTGCAGAAAGCATTGAAGCGGCGCTTAAAGTTGCAAGAAATTATGGAAATAAATATAAAAAAGATGAAATCATAGCGATGACTTCTTCTTTTCATGGAAGAACTATTGGCGCTCTTTCTGTGGGGAGTAATAAAAATTATAAATCTCATATTGGTCCTGTACCGGGGAAAGTTAAATTTTGTGAGTTTAATAATTCAAAACATTTAAAAAAGCTTATTAATAAAAAAACTGTCGCTATTATCATTGAATTTGTTCAAGGCGATGGAGGTATCAATATATGTACAAAAGAGTTTGCAAAGACTATTAAAGAAATATGTAAAAAAAGAAAAATCTTATTAATCGCTGACGAAATCCAAGGTGGAATAGGAAGAACGGGTAAAATATTCGCCTATAAACATTATGGGGTATCTCCAGACATCATTACATCAGCTAAAGGATTAGGTTCAGGAATACCTATTGGAGCAACAATTGTTAAAAAGGAGATATCAAAGAATATCAATATTGGCTTTCATGGTTCTACTTTTGGTGGTGGGATGCTTCAAACAAGAGTTGCCTATAATGTCTTTAAAACAATCAATAAAAATAGTTTTTTAAACAATGTCAAATCTAAAGGATTCCTATTAGAACAATTATTAAATAAGCTCCATTCCAAACATGATTTAATTAAAGAAATTAGAATTAAAGGTCTAATGGCAGGTATTGAATTTAAAAATAGTGAACTAGCTTTAAAAATTTACAAAGAAACATCTAATCAGGGCTTAGTGACAACCTTAGTCAAAGGAACAACCATCAGAATTACCCCTCCTCTAATTATAAAAACCGATGAAATAAAAAGAGGTATTAAAATTATTTCTGACTGTTTAGATAAAACTAAAATTTAA
- a CDS encoding amino acid kinase family protein (PFAM: Amino acid kinase family~TIGRFAM: acetylglutamate kinase) yields MSKTQSFYQSILQNSTLVVKVSGKICDNQQSIENVIGDIKELLSTISKLKVVLVFGFGRQLDHYMKNVHQIEPKKVNGRRITSQDDIEAAKKISGQILIDIFSLSSRYNIRNFPIPISKKDFIAAKKRDVVDGIDFGQVGDVVSVDALEIQKLFKEHDMIIMPSLVLDKNTADVLNVNADTIATELAVNLSASKLIFISDVPYIKDLNGERISSVDENVAKKLFDEKIISDGMVVKVENSLKALNQGVQKIHIISGEIKNALLTELETEEGIGTVFQKQSLDY; encoded by the coding sequence ATGAGTAAAACTCAATCTTTTTATCAATCTATTCTTCAAAACTCGACTTTAGTGGTCAAAGTCAGTGGTAAAATTTGTGATAATCAACAAAGTATCGAAAATGTTATAGGGGATATAAAAGAGCTTTTATCAACAATATCAAAGCTAAAAGTCGTGCTTGTTTTTGGTTTTGGCAGACAATTAGATCATTACATGAAAAACGTTCATCAAATTGAGCCTAAAAAGGTTAATGGTCGAAGAATTACCTCTCAAGATGATATCGAAGCAGCAAAGAAAATTTCAGGTCAAATTTTAATCGATATTTTCAGCCTCAGTTCTCGTTATAATATTAGAAATTTTCCTATTCCTATTTCTAAAAAAGACTTTATCGCGGCCAAAAAAAGAGATGTTGTTGATGGAATTGATTTTGGTCAAGTAGGGGACGTTGTATCAGTGGATGCATTAGAAATACAAAAATTATTTAAAGAACACGATATGATTATTATGCCTAGTCTTGTTTTAGATAAAAATACAGCCGATGTGTTAAATGTGAATGCTGATACCATCGCTACTGAATTGGCCGTGAATTTATCAGCTAGTAAGTTAATTTTTATTTCTGATGTCCCTTATATAAAAGATTTAAATGGTGAACGTATTTCTTCTGTTGACGAAAATGTGGCAAAAAAACTTTTTGATGAAAAAATCATTTCTGATGGAATGGTTGTGAAAGTAGAAAATTCTTTAAAAGCTCTTAACCAAGGAGTTCAAAAAATACATATTATAAGTGGTGAAATTAAAAATGCTCTATTGACTGAACTAGAAACAGAAGAGGGTATTGGTACAGTTTTTCAAAAACAGTCTTTAGATTATTAA
- a CDS encoding N-acetyl-gamma-glutamyl-phosphate reductase (PFAM: Semialdehyde dehydrogenase, NAD binding domain~TIGRFAM: N-acetyl-gamma-glutamyl-phosphate reductase, common form), which yields MIKVGIIGANGFLGLELLRILSIHPKVSVQKILKRENDIDDEFTHLSSLNLSELQTTNLGDFHNLDCVFLALPHGSAEEYVNELIGKVKIIDLSSDYRISDAQSYEKYYKSSFDANLQNNFTYGFIESKLDDIKKSENVANPGCFALASQLAILPFESLINNISITAITGSSGGGKAPTSKNHHSIRSKDVFSYNVNQHRHLAEIYQSFPSLGDKLSFVPLSGPFTRGIYVTAHIQSKENINADKLNELLKNKYSNMPFVRVQSQNKLSNVVGSNYCDISISVKDNQNFVVETCIDNLIKGASGNAVECMNLMFSEDQSLGLKEILPLYL from the coding sequence ATGATTAAAGTTGGGATTATTGGAGCTAATGGTTTTTTAGGGCTAGAATTATTAAGAATTCTTTCTATTCATCCGAAGGTATCCGTTCAAAAGATTTTAAAAAGAGAAAATGATATTGATGATGAGTTTACTCATCTTTCATCTTTGAACTTGTCTGAACTTCAAACAACTAATCTAGGTGATTTTCATAATTTAGATTGTGTTTTTTTAGCTTTACCACATGGTTCTGCAGAGGAATATGTTAATGAATTGATAGGAAAGGTTAAAATTATTGATTTGAGTTCCGATTATAGAATAAGTGATGCTCAATCCTATGAGAAATATTATAAATCCTCATTTGATGCTAATTTACAAAATAATTTTACTTATGGATTCATTGAGTCAAAATTAGATGATATTAAAAAATCTGAAAACGTTGCAAATCCTGGTTGTTTTGCTTTAGCTTCTCAATTAGCTATTCTGCCTTTTGAGTCGCTCATTAATAATATTTCTATAACTGCCATTACTGGCTCTAGTGGAGGAGGTAAGGCTCCAACTTCTAAGAACCATCATTCTATTCGTTCCAAAGATGTTTTTTCTTATAATGTGAACCAACACAGACATTTAGCTGAGATTTATCAATCTTTTCCATCTTTAGGAGATAAATTATCTTTTGTTCCATTGTCTGGACCTTTTACGAGAGGTATTTATGTAACGGCTCATATTCAATCCAAAGAAAATATTAATGCAGATAAGTTAAATGAATTATTAAAAAATAAATATTCCAATATGCCTTTTGTAAGAGTTCAATCTCAAAACAAGTTATCCAATGTTGTGGGATCTAATTACTGTGACATTTCAATTTCCGTTAAGGATAATCAAAATTTTGTAGTAGAGACTTGTATTGATAATCTTATTAAAGGCGCTTCTGGTAATGCAGTTGAGTGTATGAACCTAATGTTTTCTGAAGACCAGTCATTGGGTTTAAAAGAAATTTTACCTTTATATCTATGA
- a CDS encoding Aminotransferase class I and II (PFAM: Aminotransferase class I and II), translating to MKSEFSRINLLPNYVFAEINQLKAKLRKKGNDIIDFGMGNPDMPTPKHIRDKLKEVVDKPGVGRYSVSKGILGLRKAQANYYARRFGVKVNPENEVIVTLGSKEGLANLAQAISSPGDIIISPNPSYPIHPYGFIIAGASLRHLPTMFEGKFDPDVYLERLDRSIRHSTPIPVALIVSFPSNPTAQVVDLNFYKEVVKIALKHQVYVLSDLAYAEIYYDKSPPPSILQVPKAKNIAVEFTSMSKTYAMAGWRIGYAVGNPKLIAALTKIKSYLDYGAFTPVQVAAATALNGSQKCVSEIRSIYQSRRDVLIESMARAGWEIPIPQASMFAWAPIPKKYQNKGSLKFARDLMTKANVAVSPGVAFGEYGEGFVRIGLVENEQRIRQAAKNIRNLLK from the coding sequence ATGAAATCTGAATTTTCTAGAATAAATTTATTACCCAACTATGTTTTTGCAGAAATTAATCAACTAAAAGCAAAACTGAGAAAAAAAGGAAATGATATTATTGATTTTGGGATGGGTAATCCCGATATGCCAACACCTAAACATATTCGAGATAAATTAAAAGAAGTTGTCGATAAACCAGGAGTTGGAAGATATTCAGTAAGTAAAGGTATTCTGGGTTTAAGAAAGGCTCAGGCAAATTATTACGCTAGAAGATTTGGAGTTAAAGTTAATCCTGAAAATGAAGTTATTGTTACCTTAGGTTCGAAAGAGGGACTTGCAAATTTAGCTCAAGCGATTTCTTCTCCAGGAGATATTATTATTTCACCTAATCCATCATACCCAATTCATCCTTATGGATTTATTATTGCTGGCGCTTCTCTTAGACATTTACCGACGATGTTTGAAGGTAAATTTGATCCCGATGTGTATTTAGAAAGATTAGATCGCTCTATACGTCATAGCACACCTATACCAGTTGCATTGATTGTTTCTTTTCCCTCAAATCCAACTGCTCAAGTTGTCGATTTAAACTTTTATAAAGAAGTAGTGAAGATTGCTCTCAAGCATCAAGTCTATGTTTTATCTGATCTAGCTTATGCAGAAATTTATTATGATAAATCCCCACCACCTTCTATTTTGCAAGTTCCTAAGGCAAAAAATATAGCAGTGGAGTTTACCTCAATGTCGAAAACCTATGCAATGGCCGGCTGGAGAATAGGTTATGCTGTCGGAAATCCTAAATTGATTGCTGCTTTAACAAAAATTAAATCATATTTAGATTATGGTGCTTTTACACCCGTTCAAGTAGCAGCAGCTACAGCTTTAAACGGATCTCAAAAATGTGTTTCAGAAATTCGTTCCATCTATCAAAGTCGTCGAGACGTTTTGATTGAGTCTATGGCTAGAGCAGGATGGGAAATACCTATTCCACAAGCGAGTATGTTTGCTTGGGCACCGATACCCAAAAAGTACCAAAACAAAGGATCTTTAAAATTTGCCCGAGATTTAATGACTAAAGCAAATGTTGCGGTTTCTCCTGGAGTTGCATTTGGTGAATATGGAGAAGGATTTGTTCGAATAGGACTGGTAGAAAACGAACAAAGAATTAGACAAGCAGCCAAAAATATAAGAAATCTACTAAAATAG
- a CDS encoding flavoprotein family protein (PFAM: HI0933-like protein~TIGRFAM: flavoprotein, HI0933 family): protein MLWVIIAWPKKSDFILNNSFDVIVIGAGAAGLMCAIESAKRNKKVLVLDHVKKIGEKIRISGGGRCNFTNLNTHPSKFISENPKFMISALNQYDQYDFMKLVESYNIKFHEKKLGQLFCDESSQQIIDLLLSECEKYQVRISKEFIVEDICHSNELYNVKSVDHLLSCQSLVIATGGLSIPKIGANKFGYDIAKQFGLNVISTSPALVPLTFNEDILKICKELTGLSVDAVVSFGKTLFQEGMLFTHRGLSGPSILQISSYWKLKHEIQINLSPDIDVYKFLLQKKSSNSKQDVQSAISEIIPKRLSQIICDNLNVRGKIIDISNKLLNKLSLFINSWQLTPMGTEGYRTAEVTLGGVDTKEISSKTMMSVKHPGLFFIGEVVDVTGHLGGYNFQWAWSSGYVAGQHT, encoded by the coding sequence ATGTTATGGGTTATTATTGCTTGGCCCAAAAAGTCTGACTTTATTTTGAATAATTCATTTGATGTTATAGTGATAGGCGCAGGTGCAGCAGGACTAATGTGCGCTATAGAATCAGCAAAGAGAAATAAAAAAGTTCTAGTTCTAGATCATGTTAAAAAAATAGGAGAAAAAATAAGAATTTCTGGTGGCGGAAGGTGTAATTTTACTAATTTAAATACTCATCCATCGAAATTTATTTCCGAAAATCCTAAATTTATGATTTCTGCTTTAAATCAATATGATCAGTATGATTTTATGAAATTAGTTGAGTCTTATAATATTAAGTTTCATGAAAAAAAATTAGGTCAACTATTTTGTGATGAAAGCTCTCAACAAATTATTGATTTGCTTTTATCCGAATGTGAAAAGTATCAAGTTAGAATTAGTAAAGAATTTATTGTTGAGGACATCTGTCATTCTAATGAATTATATAACGTAAAATCTGTTGATCATCTTCTATCTTGCCAATCTCTTGTTATTGCCACCGGTGGTCTTTCTATTCCTAAAATAGGGGCAAATAAATTTGGTTACGATATTGCTAAACAATTTGGTTTAAATGTTATTTCGACATCTCCAGCATTAGTTCCTTTAACATTTAACGAAGATATTCTTAAAATTTGTAAGGAATTAACTGGATTATCAGTAGATGCTGTCGTGTCTTTTGGCAAAACCCTTTTTCAAGAGGGTATGTTATTCACCCATAGAGGTCTGAGTGGTCCTTCAATTTTACAAATATCCTCTTATTGGAAGTTAAAGCATGAGATACAGATTAATTTATCTCCAGATATTGATGTCTATAAATTTTTACTTCAAAAGAAATCATCTAATTCTAAACAAGATGTGCAATCCGCTATATCAGAGATTATACCCAAGAGATTATCGCAAATCATCTGTGATAATCTAAATGTAAGAGGAAAAATTATAGATATTTCAAATAAACTATTAAATAAACTATCTTTATTTATTAATTCTTGGCAACTTACTCCCATGGGTACCGAGGGCTATAGGACTGCAGAAGTTACGCTTGGAGGGGTTGATACTAAAGAAATTTCATCAAAAACTATGATGTCAGTAAAACACCCAGGATTGTTTTTTATAGGTGAGGTAGTTGATGTGACAGGGCATTTAGGTGGTTATAATTTTCAATGGGCATGGTCCTCAGGATATGTGGCAGGACAGCATACATGA
- a CDS encoding methyltransferase family protein (PFAM: Methyltransferase domain), producing MSNDKEEGLKFYKDLSLDKSQNDDEIKKVYQDWAGQYDTDNDDLLGTVSQPNSVDLLNNHTNDKNLKIVDIGCGTGLVGKFLQTKGYLYYDGLDISEEMLEIAKSRGYHHLSVGSLQNKLPYEDNAYDAVFCVGVFTHGHVNSNGLDELIRITKKNGFIIFTINEGVYKDYQFDKKIPLMEKEGLIKVINFEKKDYMTKKNVMGYYCLAQKV from the coding sequence ATGTCTAATGACAAAGAAGAAGGGCTAAAATTTTATAAAGATTTAAGCTTAGATAAATCTCAAAACGATGATGAAATAAAGAAAGTTTATCAAGATTGGGCAGGCCAATATGATACAGATAACGATGATTTATTAGGTACCGTATCCCAACCTAATTCTGTTGATTTACTCAACAATCATACAAATGATAAAAATCTTAAAATTGTTGATATAGGTTGTGGTACTGGCCTAGTTGGAAAATTCCTTCAAACTAAAGGTTATTTGTATTACGACGGACTTGATATTTCTGAAGAGATGCTCGAAATAGCTAAATCAAGAGGATATCATCATCTGTCCGTAGGCAGTCTACAAAATAAACTTCCTTATGAAGACAATGCTTATGATGCTGTGTTCTGTGTGGGAGTCTTTACCCACGGTCATGTAAATTCAAATGGTTTAGATGAATTAATTCGAATAACCAAAAAAAATGGTTTTATTATATTTACAATAAACGAAGGTGTTTATAAAGATTATCAATTTGATAAAAAAATTCCTCTTATGGAAAAAGAAGGTTTGATTAAAGTAATTAATTTTGAAAAAAAAGACTATATGACTAAAAAAAATGTTATGGGTTATTATTGCTTGGCCCAAAAAGTCTGA
- a CDS encoding hypothetical protein (PFAM: conserved hypothetical protein) encodes MEFHNVSVDLKSNTYFEGRVTSRNIKFSDGSLKTLGVMLEGEYEFNTAKKEIMEVTSGEMHVLLPGSSEWQTFTENTSFDVPANSSFKVKVIKITNYCCSYID; translated from the coding sequence ATGGAATTTCATAACGTATCAGTTGATTTAAAATCAAATACTTATTTTGAAGGTAGGGTTACAAGTAGAAATATTAAATTTTCAGATGGATCTTTAAAAACATTAGGTGTGATGCTTGAGGGTGAGTATGAATTCAATACCGCCAAAAAAGAAATTATGGAAGTAACTTCAGGTGAAATGCACGTTTTATTACCAGGCTCTTCTGAATGGCAAACTTTTACAGAGAATACTTCTTTTGATGTGCCTGCAAACAGTTCATTTAAAGTAAAAGTAATTAAAATAACTAATTATTGTTGTTCTTATATTGATTAG
- a CDS encoding methyltransferase, FkbM family (PFAM: Protein-L-isoaspartate(D-aspartate) O-methyltransferase (PCMT)~TIGRFAM: methyltransferase, FkbM family): MIAKIRILRLIFIPLLKKFNFEFKWKHDITKRPFYLKLFDHKGYWFYGKKREKEELYFFKKLILKDSCVLEVGTHIGYLTQYFEDLVGSEGRVLAVEPTQSSLRYLKKNVRSNTTVIEKAASSKNGQARFFVEEFGGFTNSLVEEFTLSNNDSLIASQNVPSNVSSVLVETDTLDNICSQNNFMPNFIKIDVEGAEYDVLKGASNTLKNVNALMVEVSRNKNDVFSLLVDFGFNQIDGANNSNNYFFVKEG; encoded by the coding sequence ATGATTGCAAAAATTCGCATACTTAGATTAATTTTTATTCCATTGCTGAAAAAATTTAATTTTGAATTTAAATGGAAGCACGACATCACTAAAAGACCATTTTATCTTAAGTTATTTGACCACAAAGGTTATTGGTTCTATGGAAAAAAAAGAGAAAAGGAAGAGTTATATTTCTTTAAAAAATTAATATTGAAAGACTCTTGTGTGCTTGAGGTGGGAACGCATATTGGATATTTGACACAGTATTTTGAAGATTTAGTTGGATCAGAGGGTCGTGTTCTTGCAGTGGAGCCAACTCAAAGTAGTCTTCGTTACTTAAAGAAAAATGTACGTTCAAATACCACTGTGATCGAAAAAGCGGCTTCATCTAAAAATGGTCAAGCAAGGTTTTTCGTTGAGGAGTTTGGTGGATTCACCAATTCATTAGTCGAAGAATTTACATTATCGAATAATGATTCACTCATAGCGTCTCAGAATGTGCCATCAAATGTAAGTTCAGTATTAGTTGAAACGGATACACTTGATAATATCTGTAGCCAAAATAATTTTATGCCAAATTTCATCAAAATTGATGTTGAAGGAGCTGAGTATGATGTTCTTAAAGGTGCGTCTAACACTCTAAAAAATGTAAATGCTTTGATGGTTGAGGTCAGTAGAAATAAGAATGATGTTTTTAGCCTACTTGTAGATTTTGGATTCAATCAAATTGATGGTGCAAATAACTCAAATAATTATTTTTTCGTTAAAGAAGGTTGA